One Aegilops tauschii subsp. strangulata cultivar AL8/78 chromosome 7, Aet v6.0, whole genome shotgun sequence genomic window carries:
- the LOC109733729 gene encoding ethylene-responsive transcription factor RAP2-13 has product MAAIDLYGAANQFSSSSSSSSSDQELMRALEPFIRSASSPTSSTSTSTSPFSFYATSTSTSSPFSYYSSSSLPQESCYLPASSSYSYTTLQAPFAPTAATTTSSSFSQLPPLPPTSQYSASPAAAYPSAGDAVGLASLGPEQIHQIQAQLFLQQQQQQQQRGLSASLLGPRAQPMKQAGAPSAGKLYRGVRQRHWGKWVAEIRLPKNRTRLWLGTFDTAEDAALAYDKAAFRLRGDAARLNFPNLRRGGAHLAGPLHASVNAKLDSICQTIAAPAPSSKSSPPDSPKASTSTSSTEGDGSVLSAGSTPLPPQSSQHQQPAAPLHEMAKLDFSEAPWDESDAFHLHQDLHKCPSWEIDWDSILS; this is encoded by the coding sequence ATGGCGGCCATAGATCTGTATGGCGCCGCGAACCAGTTcagctcctcctcgtcgtcgtcctcctcggACCAGGAGCTCATGAGAGCGCTCGAACCTTTTATCAGGAGCGCTTCCTCGCCcacctcctccacctccacctccacctcgcCATTCTCATTCTACgccacctccacctccacctcgTCGCCATTTTCGTATTACAGTTCCTCTTCGCTGCCCCAAGAATCCTGCTACCTCCCTGCCTCCTCCTCTTAcagttacaccacacttcaagctcCGTTTGCTcccaccgccgccaccaccacatCGTCGTCCTTCTCGCAGCTCCCGCCTCTGCCGCCGACCTCGCAGTACAGCGCCTCGCCGGCGGCCGCGTACCCGTCGGCGGGCGACGCGGTGGGGCTGGCCAGCCTGGGCCCAGAACAGATCCATCAGATCCAGGCGCAGCTCttcctccagcagcagcagcagcagcagcagagggGCCTCTCGGCGTCGCTCCTCGGCCCGCGGGCGCAGCCCATGAAGCAGGCCGGGGCGCCGTCCGCCGGGAAGCTGTACCGCGGCGTGCGGCAGCGCCACTGGGGCAAGTGGGTGGCGGAGATCCGCCTCCCCAAGAACCGGACGCGGCTGTGGCTCGGCACCTTCGACACCGCCGAGGACGCGGCGCTCGCCTACGACAAGGCGGCCTTCCGCCTCCGCGGCGACGCGGCGCGCCTCAACTTTCCCAACCTCCGCCGCGGCGGCGCGCACCTCGCCGGCCCGCTCCACGCCTCCGTCAACGCCAAGCTCGACTCCATCTGCCAGACCATCGCCGCCCCCGCGCCGTCGTCCAAGTCGTCCCCACCGGACTCGCCCAAGGCCTCCACGTCGACGTCGTCGACGGAGGGAGACGGGTCGGTGCTCTCCGCCGGCTCGACGCCCCTCCCACCGCAGTCGTCGCAGCACCAGCAGCCCGCGGCGCCGCTCCACGAGATGGCCAAGCTGGACTTCTCGGAGGCGCCGTGGGACGAGTCGGACGCCTTCCACCTCCACCAGGACCTCCACAAGTGCCCGTCGTGGGAGATCGACTGGGACTCCATCCTCTCGTGA